A genomic segment from Diospyros lotus cultivar Yz01 chromosome 5, ASM1463336v1, whole genome shotgun sequence encodes:
- the LOC127801655 gene encoding uncharacterized protein LOC127801655, with translation MRKEQQPPLHTLILHHRRHFPALTGNKFTKPTAIVLLLLFSYALGYLSAPSSNSLHSPSPSPIPVIDRTVAAENTTAISADGDHYHFTTQCADPIPPNLVRHTILEKVFNGTSPYENFPPAHASGLLRPKRIKGWGSKGAVFENLIRRVQPKTIIEVGTFLGASAIHMAGLASRLGLETQILCVDDFRGWPGFHERFRDMKMVNGDVTLLYQFMQNVVHVNATGSVLFVPCSTGSALEKLCEWGVFGELVEIDAGHDFHSAWTDINRAYKLLRPGGVIFGHDYFAAADNKGVRRAVNLFAKVNGLRVQVDGQHWVIGRQ, from the coding sequence ATGAGAAAGGAGCAGCAACCACCTCTTCATACCCTGATCCTCCACCACCGCCGGCACTTCCCCGCTTTGACCGGTAATAAATTCACCAAACCCACAGCCATtgttcttctcctcctcttctccTACGCCTTGGGCTATCTCTCCGCCCCATCCTCCAACTCTCTACACTCTCCGAGTCCAAGCCCAATCCCAGTTATCGACCGAACCGTGGCCGCTGAAAACACCACCGCCATCTCCGCCGATGGCGACCACTACCATTTCACCACTCAGTGCGCCGACCCAATTCCTCCCAACCTCGTCCGGCATACAATCCTCGAAAAGGTCTTCAATGGCACGTCCCCGTACGAAAACTTCCCCCCGGCGCACGCTAGCGGCCTCCTCCGGCCGAAGCGAATCAAAGGCTGGGGCTCAAAAGGCGCCGTTTTCGAGAACCTAATCCGGAGAGTCCAACCCAAGACCATAATTGAGGTCGGCACGTTCCTGGGGGCGTCGGCGATTCACATGGCCGGGTTGGCGAGTCGACTCGGACTGGAAACTCAGATTCTCTGCGTCGATGATTTCCGGGGCTGGCCCGGTTTCCATGAGCGGTTCCGGGACATGAAGATGGTGAACGGCGACGTGACGCTCCTTTACCAATTCATGCAGAACGTTGTGCACGTAAACGCCACCGGGTCTGTCCTATTCGTTCCGTGCTCAACCGGGTCGGCGCTGGAGAAGCTGTGTGAATGGGGCGTGTTCGGGGAGTTAGTCGAGATAGATGCGGGTCATGATTTTCACTCGGCCTGGACCGACATAAACCGGGCCTACAAACTCCTGAGACCCGGCGGAGTGATTTTTGGGCACGACTACTTTGCCGCGGCTGACAACAAGGGTGTGAGGAGAGCTGTAAATTTGTTTGCCAAGGTCAATGGACTTCGGGTTCAAGTGGACGGCCAACACTGGGTCATCGGGAGACAGTAA